The Lycium ferocissimum isolate CSIRO_LF1 chromosome 10, AGI_CSIRO_Lferr_CH_V1, whole genome shotgun sequence genome window below encodes:
- the LOC132032869 gene encoding ankyrin repeat-containing protein At2g01680, translated as MDSKSLRLITHQSFFTAVRSGDLESLKIIIKNEGLDVSCLLALQNDGGETALYIAAANNYKEIVSYLLGFCDLESVMIRSKADFDAFHVAAKNGHLGIVQELLAMWPGLCKVCDSRNTSPLYSAAVKGHLDVVNAILDADVSSIRIVRKNGKTALHTTARYGLLHIVKALIQRDPDIISIKDKKGQTALHMAVKGQDTSVVEEMLDTDNSILNERDKKGNTALHIATRKCRFQIVSLLLTYTSLDVNAINNQKETAMDLADKLQYGDSALLIKEVLTEAGAKHARFVGQFDAASELKRTVSDIKHEVQSQLIQNEKTRRRVSGIAKELRKIHREAVQNTINSVTVVAVLVASIAFLAIFSLPGQYIDKGPEAGKARIADTVAFRVFCLLNATSLFISLAVVVVQITLVAWDTRAQKQIVSVVNKMMWAACVSTCGAFLAVGFVIVGRKSSWMAITITVLGAPILIGTLVGLCYFVFRQHFGICGSDSQRRIKRASGSKSFSWSFSANISDMDDYNSDEKIYAL; from the exons ATGGACTCAAAATCATTAAGGTTGATAACCCATCAATCATTTTTCACAGCAGTTCGATCTGGTGACCTTGAATCacttaaaataattataaaaaatgaagggttggaTGTTTCTTGTTTATTAGCTTTACAAAATGATGGAGGTGAAACTGCTTTGTATATTGCTGCTGCAAATAATTATAAGGAGATAGTGAGTTATTTGCTTGGTTTTTGTGATTTGGAGAGTGTTATGATTAGGTCTAAAGCTGATTTTGATGCCTTTCATGTTGCTGCTAAAAATGGCCACTTGG GTATTGTGCAGGAACTTTTGGCCATGTGGCCTGGACTTTGTAAAGTATGTGACTCAAGAAATACAAGCCCTCTTTATTCAGCTGCTGTTAAGGGACATTTAGATGTGGTGAATGCCATTTTAGATGCGGATGTGAGCTCCATACGGATTGTTAGGAAGAATGGAAAAACTGCACTACACACAACTGCTAGGTATGGCCTTCTGCATATTGTAAAAGCACTTATACAGCGAGATCCAGATATAATATCCATCAAAGATAAAAAGGGTCAAACTGCACTTCATATGGCTGTTAAGGGTCAGGATACCTCTGTGGTGGAAGAAATGTTGGATACTGACAACTCAATATTGAATGAGCGTGACAAGAAGGGCAACACAGCTTTACATATAGCCACACGGAAATGTCGTTTccag ATTGTGAGCCTTCTGCTTACTTACACGTCCCTTGATGTCAACGCAATTAATAATCAAAAGGAAACTGCAATGGACTTAGCAGACAAATTGCAATATGGTGACTCAGCTTTGCTAATTAAGGAAGTTCTGACTGAGGCTGGTGCAAAACACGCCCGATTCGTAGGTCAATTCGATGCAGCATCCGAACTTAAGCGGACCGTAAGCGACATTAAACATGAGGTCCAATCCCAGCTTATACAAAACGAAAAAACCCGAAGGCGTGTTTCTGGTATTGCCAAAGAGCTTAGGAAAATTCATAGAGAAGCTGTTCAGAATACCATTAACTCTGTTACCGTGGTCGCTGTTTTGGTCGCCTCTATTGCTTTTCTAGCTATATTCAGCTTGCCGGGCCAATACATCGACAAGGGGCCTGAAGCAGGAAAGGCCCGAATCGCGGATACCGTTGCGTTTCGGGTATTCTGCCTCCTGAATGCTACTTCTCTATTCATATCTCtcgctgttgttgttgttcagaTTACTCTGGTTGCATGGGATACGAGAGCTCAGAAACAAATTGTCTCGGTTGTGAATAAGATGATGTGGGCAGCTTGTGTTAGTACGTGTGGAGCGTTCTTAGCTGTCGGTTTTGTTATTGTAGGGAGGAAAAGCTCGTGGATGGCGATTACTATTACTGTGCTCGGTGCACCAATTCTTATTGGAACTCTGGTTGGCTTGTGCTACTTTGTTTTCCGACAGCATTTTGGAATATGTGGTAGCGATTCTCAAAGGCGTATTAAAAGAGCGAGTGGGAGCAAATCTTTCTCGTGGTCTTTCTCTGCAAATATTTCTGATATGGATGACTACAACTCCGATGAGAAAATTTATGCTCTGTGA
- the LOC132032870 gene encoding microtubule-associated protein 70-2-like, translating to MSEFSGEGLSELISGENNGSGSNVRETTTPLTVSASFKETKSSSRRRTAAAMRPSLDADEFFNLLHGSDPVKLELNRLENEVRDKDRELTEAQAEIKALKLSERLREKAVEELTDELSRVDEKLKLTESLLESKNLEIKKINDEKKASMAAQFAAEATLRRVHAAQKDDDMPPIEAILAPLEAELKLARQEIAKLQDDNKALDRLTKSKEAALLDAERTVQSALAKASMVDDLQNKNQELMKQIEICQEENKILDRMHRQKVAEVEKLTQTVRELEEAVLAGGAAANAVRDYQRKVQEMNEERKTLDRELARAKVTANRVATVVANEWKDANDKVMPVKQWLEERRFLQGEMQTLRDKLAVTERAAKSEAMLKERYQLRLKVLEETLRTSSSATRSTPDGRSPSNGPSRRQSLGGASNGFLPKRSPSFQLRSSGSSTVLKNAKGTSKSFDGGSRSLDRGKNLLNGTGPNFNSSKSCDVVKDNETENSSWKASQAEKTNDTQVTEREDTIPGILYDLLQKEVIALRKAGHEKDQSLKDKDDAIEMLAKKVETLTKAMEVEAKKMRREVAAMEKEVAAMRVEKDQENRAKRFGNSKGPMSSSQLPPGRNVARSGLTRNTQ from the exons ATGTCGGAGTTTTCCGGCGAAGGTTTATCGGAGTTAATTTCCGGCGAAAACAACGGCAGCGGTAGCAATGTACGTGAAACGACGACGCCGTTGACGGTGTCGGCGTCGTTTAAGGAAACGAAGAGTAGTTCACGGCGGAGAACGGCAGCGGCGATGAGGCCGAGTTTAGATGCAGATGAGTTTTTTAATCTACTTCATGGTTCGGATCCGGTGAAGTTAGAGCTTAATCGACTCGAGAATGAAGTCAGAG ATAAGGACAGGGAATTGACTGAAGCTCAAGCTGAGATCAAGGCACTAAAGCTATCCGAAAGACTACGAGAAAAGGCTGTTGAGGAG CTCACTGATGAGTTGTCAAGGGTTGATGAGAAGCTTAAGTTGACAGAATCTCTTTTAGAAAGCAAG AATcttgaaattaagaaaattaatgatGAGAAGAAAGCATCCATGGCAGCTCAATTTGCAGCAGAAGCCACTCTTAGAAGGGTCCATGCTGCTCAAAAAGATGATGATATGCCGCCTATTGAAGCCATCCTTGCACCTTTGGAGGCTGAACTCAAGCTTGCACGTCAAGAG ATTGCAAAGCTGCAAGATGATAATAAAGCACTGGACCGTCTTACAAAGTCAAAAGAGGCAGCTTTACTTGATGCTGAGAGAACTGTGCAGTCAGCATTAGCAAAAGCTTCTATGGTGGATGACCTTCAGAACAAGAACCAAGAGCTGATGAAACAGATAGAAATATGCCAG gaagaaaataaaatattggaCAGAATGCATCGCCAAAAGGTTGCAGAGGTTGAAAAGCTTACCCAAACGGTACGTGAGCTTGAGGAGGCTGTTCTTGCTGGGGGTGCAGCTGCTAATGCTGTCCGGGATTATCAACGGAAAGTTCAAGAGATGAAT gaagaaagaaaaactcTTGATCGGGAGCTGGCACGTGCCAAGGTAACAGCTAACAGGGTAGCAACTGTGGTTGCTAATGAGTGGAAAGATGCCAATGATAAAGTAATGCCTGTGAAACAGTGGCTTGAAGAAAGGAGGTTTTTGCAG GGTGAGATGCAAACATTGCGTGACAAGCTAGCAGTCACTGAACGAGCTGCAAAATCAGAAGCCATGTTAAAA GAGAGATATCAACTGAGGCTAAAGGTCCTTGAAGAGACATTAAGAACATCCAGCTCAGCTACTCGCAGTACACCAGATGGTAGAAGTCCAAGCAACGGTCCTTCACGTCGGCAATCACTGGGAGGCGCTTCCAATGGCTTTTTACCAAAGAGATCACCATCATTTCAGCTTAGATCTTCTGGGTCCAGTACTGTGCTGAAGAATGCTAAAGGGACATCAAAGTCATTTGATGGTGGCTCAAGGTCATTGGACAGGGGCAAAAACCTTCTGAATGGTACAGGTCCAAATTTCAACAGCAGCAAGTCGTGTGATGTAGTCAAAGACAATGAGACTGAGAATAGTTCCTGGAAAGCAAGTCAAGCTGAAAAAACAAATGACACACAAGTAACAGAAAGAGAGGATACTATACCTGGAATATTATATGATTTGCTGCAAAAAGAAGTAATTGCTTTAAGGAAAGCAGGTCATGAGAAGGATCAAAGTCTTAAAGACAAGGATGACGCCATTGAG ATGTTAGCTAagaaagtagagactttaacgaAAGCCATGGAGGTTGAGGCTAAAAAAATGAGAAGGGAGGTTGCTGCCATGGAGAAGGAGGTGGCTGCCATGCGTGTTGAGAAAGACCAAGAGAATAGGGCCAAAAGATTTGGAAATTCAAAGGGTCCAATGAGCAGTTCTCAGCTGCCTCCAGGAAG AAATGTAGCACGAAGTGGGTTAACACGCAACACTCAATAA